CGCATGGTCGGGCCGAGTTGCAGCCAAACGGTTTCGGCCATGGCCAGCATCGCGGGTGCCTGCGCCCGCAGGTACAGCGTGCGGTGAAATTCGAGGTTGCTGCGGATATAACCCACCGCATCGCGGTTCGACACGACGTCCGTGATGGCATTGTTGATCGTCTGCAGCCGTTCGATCAGGGCCATGTGGGCGCGCGGCAGCGCCCGCGAGGCAAGCTCCACCTCGATCAGCGCGCGCAGCGCCGCCAGTTCCTCGATCCGTTCGTTCGACAGTTCCGGCGTCTGGACCCGGCCAGAGGACGACATGGACAGCGCCCCCTCGGCCACCAGCCGGTTCACCGCCTCCCGCGCGGGGGTCATGGAGACGCCGAACTCCCGCCCCAGTCCACGCAGCGTCAGGGCCTGCCCAGGCGGGATCTGGCCCAGCATGATGCGGGTGCGCAGGCCGCGATAGACGCGGTCGTGGGCAGAGGCGTTTTCAGGCTTGGCACTGGGGGTCATGCCGCGCTTGTGATCACGAAACCGGGCCGGGTCAAGCCACCACGGACAGCGTCACGCCCGTGTTTTTCTTGCGCGGCGTGCAACCCAAGGCAGGGTTCGCGCGTGTAACTCACAAGACGGCGCGTATTGTCGCGCCTCTCCTTGCCGAAGATCCCGGCCCCTCGTCCCGGGTCCTGTGACCGACGGCACCCGGCTTGGATCGAAGGCGGGCTTTGTCCCCCCGTCTTCCCCTTGCCAGGGGCCGTGCCCGAAATCCCCCGGGCACGGCCCTACCCCTGCCACCTCGTCAGTCGAAACGATAGCGATGCAGTTCCGCGCCATGGTCCCGCAGCCAGCGCCGTGGGGCCTTCCAGTCGCCGTACAGGTTTGTGACCTCCGCCCAGAATTCAGGCGAATGGTTCATGTGCCGCAGATGCGCGACTTCATGCGCCGCGACGTAGTCAAGCACCTGCGGATGCCCAAGGATCAGCCGCCAAGAGTACATCAACCCGCCGTCATGGGTGCAGGATCCCCAGCGCGAGCGCGTGTCGCGCAGCGTCAGGCGGCTGTAGGGTCGCCCCAGAGCCTCTGCGTAACGATCCGAGGCTTCCGACAGGCGGTCACGCGCGCGGGTGCGCAGCCAGCCCTTCAGCCGCGCGGCCATGCGGTCGGGCTCTCCGGGAACCAGCAGCAGCCCCCCGGCCTGAACAACAGAGCGCCCGGATGTCGGCCGGATCTCGTGCAGGACACCTTCGACCGGCAGGCGGGCGCCGGGGCCGACGACCACCACCGCCTGGCGTTTCGAAAGATGCCCGCGCAGCCACTCTTCCTTGTCGCGCAGAAAGCGCAGCCCCTCCTTTTCAGAGACGGCATTCGGCAGGGTCAGCGTGACCCGTCCGTCCAGTTGCGAAACCCGCAACGACAGCCTGCGCGCCCGCGCAGAGCGGCGCAGCGTCACACTGATCTCCGGATTTCCGCCGAGCCGTATCTGCCCCATGTGCCGCCTGCCCTCACATGGCCCGCAAAGCCTTTGACAACCCCTTCGTCCTATGGCAAGGCCCCCGGATTGTCGACAGCACCATGAGTTGAAGGGGATCACCCATGCCCAAGGAAGAATGGGGCACGAAGCGCGTCTGCCCGACCACCGGGAAGCGCTTTTACGACCTGAACCGCAATCCGATCGTCAGCCCCTACACCGGCGAGGTCGTCAACCTGGAAACCGGCAAGCGCAGCATGATCGCGGCGGATGCCGCAGACGCCGCGTCCAAGGCGAAGGCCAAGAAGGACGAGGACGAGGACGATCTGCTGGACGATGACGACGTCGACGTCGATCTGGACGACGATGATGTGCTCGAGGACGAGGATGACGACAACGTCTCTCTCGACGAGATCACGGACGTGTCCAACGAAGACGACGACTCCTGAACTTTTTGCCGCCGGGCGGGATTTTTCCGCTTGAACCCGCCCGCGGCATTGCGTAATTCCCGCGCACAGCGTCGGAAACGGCGCAGGTAAGGGGCCTTAGCTCAGCTGGGAGAGCGCTTGCATGGCATGCAAGAGGTCAGGGGTTCGATCCCCCTAGGCTCCACCAAACCTTTCTGAAAAGAATCAGATAGTTCTGCCTTTCTCGTCAGAGGATTTGCCTCTGCAGCGTAGATCGGTGCTGTTTTCCCTGTGAAAATTTATGCTGCCTTGATCCGCGCTTTCGGCGCGTTGATCGCCTCGCAGCCTTTCCCCTGTCAAATTCGAGGATGGCCCATGAGCGACCATTTCTTCGTCGTGACGGGCGGTCCCGGTGCGGGCAAGACCAGCCTGATCACCGAGCTCTCCCGCCGCGGCTTTCATACGATCCCCGAATCCGGCCGCGCGGTCATTCGCGAGGAGATGCAGAGCGGCGGAAACGCCCTCCCTTGGGCCGATCGCCTTGCCTATGCAGAACGGATGCTGGAGCAGGACCTCCGCGCCTACAGCGCCGCACAGGCACTCTCAGGCCCCGTGGTTTTCGACCGAGGCATTCCCGACATTATGGGCTACCTGACCCTCTGCGGCCTCCCCGTGCCGCCCCACATCGCTGCAGCGGCCAAGGCAGCGAGGCACAACGCCCGCGTATTTCTGGCGCCATATTGGGATGAGATCTTCACGCAGGACACCGAACGCAAGCAGAGCCGCGCCGAGGCCGAAGCAACCTGTGCCGTCATGCGCGAGACCTACACTGCGTTCGGATACGACATCGTAGAGCTGCCGCACGTCGACATTGAAAGGCGTGCCGACTTCGTCTGCACGCAACTCGCTATTTGACCGTCATCTCTAGATGCCGTGGCGAAACTGCTGAAACAGGTAAACCAAATGGTCCCTCCGACCTCCCGCTGCCTGACACTCACGGCCCATTCCGGACCTTCGCCTCCGCTCTCAATGCTGCAGCGCGGCCCGCCGAACCGGTCGTTCGCCACACTCGCGAGATAGAGACGGCCGCGAACTCACACTATGCGGACTTTGCGGCCATTTACCAAGGCGTTTGGCCGCCCGGTTCCAAGAAGCGGCCACTGACCTCAGCTTCCAGGGCGTATTCGGCCGGCAACCTTGCGCCTTCTTCCGGTGTCATCTCGCCGTAGCCCCCCGTAAGATCGGTCTTGACGAAGCCCGGGCTGACCGAGTTCACCTTGATACCTTCGGCCTGCAGCTCCTCATGCAGCTGGATCGTCAGCATGTTCAACGCCGCCTTCGACGCGTTGTAGCCGATGAAGCGCTGAGAGTAGTAGGGCGCCTCGGGGTCCGCGTTTTCCGCAAGTGAGCCCATCGAGCTCGAGAGGTTCACGATTGTCGCCCCGGGCGCGGCACGCAGCAGAGGCAGCATGGCCTGCGTCACCGCGAGCGTCCCGATGAAGTTGACCTCCATGACCCGGCGCACGGCCTCCACCGAGGCCTTGCCGGGCGCCGCGTCGCCCAAATCGAAGATGCCGGCATTGTTGACGAGGATGTCCAGGCGGCCGAAGCGGGACTCTATCGTGGCCGCCGCGGCTGAGATGGTCTCGGCGGAGTCGAGATCGAGATGAAGGCTTTCGGCGGCAACCCCTTCATCGGTCAGCAGGGCTTCGGCGGCGTCGCCCCGCGCTCTGTCGCGGCTGCCGATCAGGACGTGAACGCCGGCCCCGGCGAGCTTGCGGGCAATTTCGAAACCGATCCCCTTGTTGGCGCCGGTCACGAGGGCAATGCGTGTCTGTGTCATAAGTCTTTCCTTCTTTTACGATTATCCAGGTTATATGAAGGATAATTCAGATATTGGATTCGCATATGCCGCCGCAGCCGCCTAAGGCCCTGAAGCCCCGGAAAACACCGTCTCAGTCGCGATCCCGCGTCACCGTGGATGCGATCTTCGAGGCGACGATTCAGGTTTTACTGTCACAGGGGATGACCGGATTGACGACCACAGACGTGGCCGAACGGGCCGGTGTTTCGGTCGGCACGATGTACCAGTACTTCCCCAACAAGCAGGCGCTCGTCTACGCGCTGAACGAACGCTTCCTGACGACGCTGGCCGAGCAGGTGGAGGCCACCTGCGCCCGCATGCAGGGGCGTCCGGTTGAAGAGGCGGCCGAGGCGCTGATCGACACCTACTGGGCCGCCAAGACTGAGCGTCCCGAGTTGACACGAGCGCTCTATCGCTCGGTTGCGGAATTGGAGACTGACGCGCTCCTCCATGCTTTCGCCGCGCGCGTAGACAAGGCGACCATGGAAATTTTCTGTCAGACCTCTAACTTCCGGTCGCCGGATGCAGGTGAGGTGAACCTGCTTCTGACCACCGTTATCTACGGCTCCGTCCGCAATGCTTTCGAACGCGGGCTTGGACAGGAAGAAATCTCGGGGCTGAAGTCCGGGCTCAAAGCTATGTGCCGCGCCTATCTGGTAGCCGTTGGAAAATGAACGGCCGCCAGCGATGGGCTCGAAGCTGACCTGCGGCGGTGCAGCGGGTCGTGCGCCTGGCCAGCAGCGGCGGCCGTCGCTCCCGGCCCTCTCCGGACAGTCGCGAGATTTCTCATCGCTGCGATGCAGCTTCTCCAGACCTGCCCTTCATGGCACCGTGCAGCATAGCCCAGGGTCCCAAGGTCAACAGTGCGGACGCAGCGGACTTTGATACCCTTGGCCTGCAGGTCAGAATGTAACGACGATCTTCCCTGGCAGCTTTTCTCTGGCAAAGGCCACAACGGCATCGACCGCCTGATCGAACGGGAAAACCTTGCCTATTTCCACGGTCAGCTCGCCCTTGCTCGCGGCCTCAGCGACATCCGGCATGCCTCCATACACGCCGTCCATATCCAGCATGAAATGATATTCCACGTCGTCGCGCCCAAGATCAGCTGCGGTTGCAGCCGGGTGCATGATCGAGAGGAGCTTGCCCCCAGTTCTGAGGCTTGCGGCCGCGTGCCAGATTCGGTCCTCGAAAAGTGCCATGTTGAAGACGACATCCACATCCTTGGGATAGTCGGCAGGATCATGACCAACCGTGGCAACAGCCCCCAGACGCAGCAACATCTCCGCCTTTTCAGGTGATCCTGCGGTTGCGGTCACGCGGATGCCCTGGCTTGCCAGCAACGATACCAACGAAGTGCCGGACCCACCGGTCGCCCCGATGATCAAGGCGGACGTTCCGGCGTCCATCTGAGCGATCTTCATGAGAGCGCGGGCGGTCATCCCCGAAATCGCCAGGGCTGCTGCCGTTTCGACCGGAACCGTATCGGGTCGGTGTGCTAGAAGGGGAGTGTCGGCCTCGAAGACCGCATATTCCGCCAAGGAGCCGGTGCTGACAGAGGGTTTGGTGGGGGAGGTCGCCGCCCGCAGATCTCGCGGAAGCGCCTGACCGAAGACTTCGTCTCCAACCTCATAGCCACTTACGGCCTCACCAACCTGGGTGACAGTGCCTGCGAAATCGTTTCCCAGGACATAAGGAAAACTCACCGGAAGCATGGCCTTGTATCCGCCTGTGACGACGCGCAGGTCGTTAGGGTTGACTGTCGCCGCCTGGATCCGCACCTGAATCTGCCCGCGACCTGGCGTAGGGATAGCGCTTTCGATTATCACCAGCTCTTCCGGGCGGCCGTAGCCCATCGCAGCCAGTGCTTTCATTGTCGTGTTGGTCATCTTGAGGTCCTTCTCTTAGATTGACCTGCAGTAGATATACAACGTATATCTACTGCAAGAACGCACCTTGGATAGCCTAGATATGACCGATGATACCGACCTCGCAGCCCGCGCTAGCCTTGCGCTCGCGGATGTGCCGCTCATCAGGACAGTGCTGGACAAGATTGCAGACAAATGGACAATCTTGATCTTGATCGTCTTGTGCCCGGAACCCGTGCGCTTCAACGAGCTCAAGCGACGCCTTGACGGCATCACGCACAAGTCACTTTCAGATGCGTTAAAACGGCTGGAGCGCGACGGTTTCATCAGTCGCAAAGTGCTGCCGACGGTGCCTCCGGGCGTCGAATATGCGATTACGCCTCTTGGGTATTCGCTCCGGCAACCTTTCGAAGAGTTATGCCTCTGGGCCACTGAGCATCAACGCGAATTCGGCGGTTCCTGAATGCCTGCAAAAGGCTCAAGCCGACATGCGACGGGGCGGCGAGCACCTCGCCTTGGCGTGCCAGGAATGCCGTCGCTCCCGGCCCAGAGCCGACCCTAGCCAGGATCACCGTTGCCGCAGCGCGGCTTCCCCATACCGGACCTCCATGGCACCGCGCAGCATCGTCCAGGACCCCGAGGTCAGCTGTGCGGGACGGAGCGGACTTCCATGTGTCCGCTCCTAACCACTATCTCGCCCAAACGTAGCTGTTTTCGCTCACGACGACATGTCGAGGGATGTTCTGGACGCGATGGCATACACGTCGGCTCGACGCTCGACGATGGCGAGTTTACCGGCTTCCGCGAGAATCGTTTGGAAATCCTCCGAGGACTGGTGCCTGTCCAGCGCTATCTGATCTCGCCAACCTTCGATCAGGCGGAAAGTGCCGGGCGCGCCGACCTCTTCTGCAACATTTAGGAAGGTGCAGCCTTCCCGTGATCTTGCGGCCTTAGCCATGCGGGTGGCGACGTCTCGAAATTCACCCTGGTCGTGGGCTTCGATGCGATAAGTCGCGTAGATGATGATGGTGGGTGCGTCGTCTGGCATATTCAATTTCCTATTGATGAAGAATAACGTCGGGTCTGACGTCTTCATCCTCGCCATATAGACTGTGGCTGACCTTTATGGCAGTACATACCAAAAGGTAAGCTTGGGATATTTCATGGAGCAGTCGGATACGCCGTGTGGACTGGACGTTTCCTTGGAGATCATGGGGGGGAAATGGAAGCCGTTGATCCTGTATCATGTTCAGGATGGCCCAACGCGGTTCTCCGAAGTTCGGAGGTTGATCGGTGGCATCAGCGAGAAGGTCTTGGCACAGCAGCTTCGTGACCTCGTAGCAGTGGGCGTGCTCGAGCGACGCGACCATCATCGCGTGCCGCCGGTGGTCGACTATTCGCTCACCCCCTTCGGCAGGACACTCGTGGAAGCGCTGATCCCTCTATGCGAGTGGGGCAATAGGAACCGTGCGCATGTAGCCAAGCTTTCTCAAAACGCATCCAAAATGAAGATCGAATAACAGTCAATTTCAGAAAGGTGCCGTAGGCTGCGAAGTAGAAGCCGGACGGTATGGGCTCGAAGCCGACCTCCGCTGCGCCGCAGGGCGAGGCGCCTGGTCGCTCCTGGGGAGCCGTCGCTCGCGGCCCATTGCCGACCTTGGGACTTGGTTACCACGCCGCGGCGCAGCTTGACCGAAGCGGCCATTCATGCCCCGACGCAGAACAATCCCGAGACGAATGTCGCGGATGCGGACGGACCGGGCCATGCGCTATGTGCAGCCTACTTCATAGTGCGCTAGGTAATCCAGCATGAGGCATTTCTTTGTGCCGAAGGCAGATCAGATCTTATACCATTACACAACACCCGAAGGCGCGGCGGCTATCCTTCGGAGTAGAGCTCTACGGCTGTCGGAATTTTCCATGATGAACGATAAGTCGGAATACCTTTATTCCAGATCGAAATTTGTGGAGGCTTGCCAGAACCGCGAAGTCTGGGTCGAGGAAGTGCCTCGCTGGATGGCAAACATCAAGCTCAACACTCACGAGCCGTCAACGGTAATGATGATTGGGTGTTTGACGGAAGATCACGACGATGTCGGTCTTTGGGAACGCTATGCCAATTCTGGAAAAGGGTGCGTTCTCGGTTTCGACGCAAATTGGCTCGCTGAACGTGCCGGTGTTGCGATCAGGAGGGTGTCTTACGATGCAGATTATCTTCGGGATTTTGTCAACGCCGGCCTTGCGATGCTACAATCTCATTATGAAGAAAACCCGGAAGATCGCGAAGAGCTCACACAACTTGCGACGATGTTTGTACTCGATTTATATGCTGTTAAGGACCCACGTTTTTGCTCTGAGCGAGAAGTGCGCATTTCCCGCCTCACGCTGACCGACGACACGGCGGAGTTTGGTCTGGTCAATCCCGGCGGGCAACGTATCGATGGCCAAGAAGTTCCTGCGCTGCGCATTCGGCAAAGGCGAGGTGCATATGGTTCCACGCGCTTTGTTGAGCTACCCCTATGGGATGAAGATGGGAAACCTGTGATCAGGTCGTTGGGATTTGGGCCGAACATCGACGTCGAAACCGAGGCGTCGGTAAAGGATGCGGCGAGCAAATATCCTGAGATTACGCTGTGGAAATCCGACCTACCTTTGCGTTGATTGACCACGATTGTCCCGGCCGCATACAGCACAGCTTGGAAAGGTCCGCTCGGACTCGAACTGGTCATGCGGCGCTGCGGCGGGGCGCACACAGATCCCCCAGGTGCGCCGGTAATCCCGGCCCTTAGCTGCCGTTCGCCGGTCGGGTGCATCGCTACAGCACGGCTTCACCGAACCGGACGTTCGTGCAGCGCGCAGCATCTCCATCGCCCTAATGACCGATGTGCGGACAGCGCCGCCATCCGCTGCGTGGAGCATGGGGTCCGCTTCCTGCGCAATCGGGTCCTTCATCGGCGGCGCGCAAGTTCGGACGGCAGGAAGAGCGGAAGTCATCCCCGCGACTGCCTTAAAGATCTGAAAAGACCTTTCACACCTTGTCATTCGTCACTCTTCCTGCCTGCTTAGTGGTCGCAACTGTAGCACCGCGGGACTAAACTGCCGTCCCTCGCCGAAAATGCCTTGGCAGACGGTGCGTCATACGCAGCCCATCTCGCATGTTCATCCCGAGCAGTGTGAGGTTAGCCGCTCCGGCCAAGAGTTCGATCGTTTGCACTGCGTAGAATGCGGAATCGAGATCGCCCATTCTTGCTTTCATGGACCGGAACAACGCTGCGGGGATCAGGATCAATACGCCGTTCGCTGCGATAATCGGCATCCGCCGCAGCTTGCGCCCGACGATCCCGCCCTTGCGACCACCGGACCGGATCACGCCCGTCGCGGCGGTGGCTGCAAGGGACGGGACGAGCAACAGAAACCCCCAGGGAATTGCTGTCTTCACAGCGGCGATCTGCGCTGCGTTGCCAAGGAGCTCTGTGATGACGGTCGATATCCAGAAGCTCGCGATCAGCAGGGTCGCAATGCCTCCCGCGATGGGATGGATGAGTTTTGACATGGTGCAACTCCGTAATGCGCCCGGCCCATCCGAATCGCGGGCCCTACAGTAGCATAGCATGCTATTTATAATTGCATAGCGTGCTATTGTGTCCTACCAATCCATCATGCCCTTCTCACCAGACACCTCAGCCGGCTACCTGATCAACGACCTCGCTCGCCGGTTCGCGGCCGCGCTACAGGCACAGATCAAGCCCATGGGCCTCTCGACCGGAGTCTTTCCGATCATGGTCCAACTCTGGGAGAAAGACGGGCTGACCCAAGCCGAGCTGGTCCGCCTGGTCGGGATCGAGCAGGCGACGATGGCGAACACCCTTGCGCGCATGCAACGTGATGGTCTTATCGAAAGACGGCGCAGCGATGCCGATGGCAGGGTTCAGGAGAACCGGTTGACTGAAAAGGGCAAGGGCTTGCATGTACCCGCCATTGAAGCGGCGTTGGCGGTGAACAAATCGGCTCTTTCAGGGTTGTCGCCAGAAGAGCGTGATCAGTTTCTTGGCCTCTTATCTAAGGCAATCCAGACGTTCGATAGTGAGGAACAGTTACAACGTAGCCCCAGGGTACAGCTGCCGACCGACTAGCGGGAGACTGGGCTCGAAGCGGTCCTCCGCCGCGCCGTGCCCGAGCGGCGGCACTGCGGACGAAGCGGCCTTTCGTCCCATGCGCAGGGGTGCATGTCGAGCATTCAGGCGACGGCACTTGCGGCGCGTATGTCCTTTCCAGGAGGTGCGTCGAAAAGACGGCCGTATTCCCGAGTGAACTGGGTCACGCTGGCATAGCCGACTGTGTGGGCTGCCTGCGCGATCTTCGCGCCCTCTGCCAGCATGAGCCGCCGCGCTTCGATCAGGCGAAGCTGTTTTTGAAACTGGAGCGGCGACAGGGTCGTAATGGCGCGGAAGTGCTTGTGAAACGCGGGTTCACTCATTGCGGCGGCCTCTGCGAGTTCCTCGACCCGGATCGGACGGGCGTACTCCCGCCGCAGGATATCGACCGCGCGCGCGATCCGTCCCGCGTGGCTGTCCGGCACCCCGAGCGCAGCGATGGCCGGGCCGTGAACCCCCATGAGAAGCCAGTAGTGCAGCTCGCGCAGCAGGCCGTCGGCAAGCACTGGCAGGGCCTCGGGCCGGTCCAGCAGACGCGCAAGGCGAAGGGAGGCATCGATGACCTCTGCGTCGATCGGCTCCACCCTCACGGGCGGAGCTTCACCCGACCGCACGGAGACAGCCGGATGCAACGCACGCAGGATCGCGGGGTCGAGTTCGAGGACGAGCGCATAGTAGGGTGCCGCGATACTGGCGCGGGTAATCCGGCTGACCGTCGGGATATCCGCCGCGACGACCATTGCCTCCCCCGGCGCGTATTCGAAGCTCGCGCCCAGCGTGGTCACGCGCTTCCTCCCCTGCAGCAGCATGGCGATCACGGGCTTCTGGACGGCAACCATCAGCTCTCCCGGGAGCAGGGCACGCACTACGGTGAGGCCCCGGGCAGGAGTCGGCGCCGAACCGTCGGGCCCGGCATTGGCGTCGGCGAACCGGCGGCAATGGACGAGCAACTGAGCAAGGGGGGAACTGCTTTGGGCAATGGTCATGCGGTATTCTATGGCCGGAATCGGCCTGTCTGGGAAGGGGTGAATGGGAACAGGCAAGAGGCGGCGAGGTTCAGGCAACCACGAGCGCCGGCACTCTTCTATTTCAGGGTGACACCATGACACCCTGAAAGGACAGTCTCATGAGCAAGATCGCTCTCGTCACCGGCGCCAATCGCGGCCTCGGTCGCAACACAGCTCTCGCCATCGCCGAAAGAGGCGGCGACGTCATCGTCACTTACCGCTCGAACGCCCAACAAGCAGAGGAGGTCGTGACCCTTATCCGCGAGATGGGCCGCCGGGCAGTGGCGCTGCCCCTCGACGTTGCCGACACATCAAGCTTTCCGGCCTTCGCCGAGAGCCTGCGCACGGAGCTCCGCAACGTCTGGGGCCGCGACAGCTTTGATCACCTCGTCAACAATGCCGGGCATGGCGAGTTCGCCCTGATCGAGGAGACCTCCGAAGCGCAGTTCGATGGCCTGTTCGCGGTCCATGTGAAGGGCGTCTTCTTCCTCGCCCAGGCGCTTCTGCCGTTTCTGGCCGACGGCGGGCGGATCGTGAACTTCTCGTCCGGCCTGACGCGGGTCTCCTTCCCCGGCTTCGCGGCCTATTCGGCGGCCAAGGCGGCGGTCGAGATGCTCACGGTTTACATGGCGCGGGAATTCGGTGCGCGGGGCATCGCGGTGAACACAGTTGCACCGGGCGCCATCGAAACGGATTTCGGCGGCGGACTGGTTCGCGACAACGCCGAGGTGAACGCTCAGTTCGCGGGGATGACGGCGCTCGGCCGGGTCGGGCTGCCGGACGACATCGGTCCGATGATCGCCAGCCTTCTGCGCGACGATAACCGCTGGGTGACCGCACAGCGCATCGAGGTCTCGGGTGGTCAGACGATCTGATCAAATAACGTGACATGCGACGCGCCAGCTCTCTCGGCGCGTCGCCTTACTGGTCGATCCAGGACGCAGGACCGGAGTGAGACGGGCTGCGTTCTGTCTAGTTCGGCTCACAGCACACTCGCGGTGGCGTGGCGGAGCGTCCAGCGGTTCTAAGGGCTTCCCGTCGCTCCCGCCCTTGGCAGACCTTCGAGCCCAGCGCGGGCCACGTCTGCCCCTAACCCTTCCGCGACCTTCAGCCACCTGACCTGCGTGCGATCATAAGCCCGGTTCGCGTGCTACGCAGAAGTAACCCGCGCCAACGCAGATGCAGGGCCATCCAGCGCGTCGCTGGCCATCCGCCACGCCGCCTTTTCAAGTCCGAGCGTGTCGCGCAGCCAGGCGAGCGTCATGCGCTTGGTGGCTTCGAGGACGTCCGGCACCTCGGCCTCGGTTTCTTTCGCGTCGAGCGAGGCAATGCCGCCCAACCCGTGTCCGACACCATGCATCGTCAACAGCGCCTCGGCACCGGGGCCATCGTGGAAGGAATCGGCGAACCAGTCGGGCCCGCGGGTGGTGAAATGCGGTTGATCGGCATCGCCGCAGACCACGAGGGTCCGTGTTGTCAGGGTCGAGAAATCGACCTCGAAGAAGGGGAAACGCTCTGCGCTGTCCGGGGTCAATTCGCTGCCGCCACGGCCGGGCGCGGTCAACAGGATGCCCGCAGAGATACGCGGATCGCGGAAGTCCTCTCCTTTCAAGTTGGTGCCAAGCAACAGGCTGGTCGTGTGGCCGCCAAGCGAATGGCCCACGGCCGCGACCCGAGCCAAATCCAGGCGCCCCGAGATTGCCGGTGCCTGCTGCATGATCTCGTGAAGACGGTCGAG
This region of Ponticoccus alexandrii genomic DNA includes:
- a CDS encoding GntR family transcriptional regulator; translation: MTPSAKPENASAHDRVYRGLRTRIMLGQIPPGQALTLRGLGREFGVSMTPAREAVNRLVAEGALSMSSSGRVQTPELSNERIEELAALRALIEVELASRALPRAHMALIERLQTINNAITDVVSNRDAVGYIRSNLEFHRTLYLRAQAPAMLAMAETVWLQLGPTMRELYGRLRRTEAPQYHRLIIAALKAGDEPSLRLAVRSDVTQGLRMLVS
- a CDS encoding M48 family metallopeptidase, whose protein sequence is MGQIRLGGNPEISVTLRRSARARRLSLRVSQLDGRVTLTLPNAVSEKEGLRFLRDKEEWLRGHLSKRQAVVVVGPGARLPVEGVLHEIRPTSGRSVVQAGGLLLVPGEPDRMAARLKGWLRTRARDRLSEASDRYAEALGRPYSRLTLRDTRSRWGSCTHDGGLMYSWRLILGHPQVLDYVAAHEVAHLRHMNHSPEFWAEVTNLYGDWKAPRRWLRDHGAELHRYRFD
- a CDS encoding TIGR02300 family protein, yielding MPKEEWGTKRVCPTTGKRFYDLNRNPIVSPYTGEVVNLETGKRSMIAADAADAASKAKAKKDEDEDDLLDDDDVDVDLDDDDVLEDEDDDNVSLDEITDVSNEDDDS
- a CDS encoding AAA family ATPase — its product is MSDHFFVVTGGPGAGKTSLITELSRRGFHTIPESGRAVIREEMQSGGNALPWADRLAYAERMLEQDLRAYSAAQALSGPVVFDRGIPDIMGYLTLCGLPVPPHIAAAAKAARHNARVFLAPYWDEIFTQDTERKQSRAEAEATCAVMRETYTAFGYDIVELPHVDIERRADFVCTQLAI
- a CDS encoding SDR family oxidoreductase, which gives rise to MTQTRIALVTGANKGIGFEIARKLAGAGVHVLIGSRDRARGDAAEALLTDEGVAAESLHLDLDSAETISAAAATIESRFGRLDILVNNAGIFDLGDAAPGKASVEAVRRVMEVNFIGTLAVTQAMLPLLRAAPGATIVNLSSSMGSLAENADPEAPYYSQRFIGYNASKAALNMLTIQLHEELQAEGIKVNSVSPGFVKTDLTGGYGEMTPEEGARLPAEYALEAEVSGRFLEPGGQTPW
- a CDS encoding TetR/AcrR family transcriptional regulator, with protein sequence MDAIFEATIQVLLSQGMTGLTTTDVAERAGVSVGTMYQYFPNKQALVYALNERFLTTLAEQVEATCARMQGRPVEEAAEALIDTYWAAKTERPELTRALYRSVAELETDALLHAFAARVDKATMEIFCQTSNFRSPDAGEVNLLLTTVIYGSVRNAFERGLGQEEISGLKSGLKAMCRAYLVAVGK
- a CDS encoding NADP-dependent oxidoreductase is translated as MTNTTMKALAAMGYGRPEELVIIESAIPTPGRGQIQVRIQAATVNPNDLRVVTGGYKAMLPVSFPYVLGNDFAGTVTQVGEAVSGYEVGDEVFGQALPRDLRAATSPTKPSVSTGSLAEYAVFEADTPLLAHRPDTVPVETAAALAISGMTARALMKIAQMDAGTSALIIGATGGSGTSLVSLLASQGIRVTATAGSPEKAEMLLRLGAVATVGHDPADYPKDVDVVFNMALFEDRIWHAAASLRTGGKLLSIMHPAATAADLGRDDVEYHFMLDMDGVYGGMPDVAEAASKGELTVEIGKVFPFDQAVDAVVAFAREKLPGKIVVTF
- a CDS encoding winged helix-turn-helix transcriptional regulator — translated: MTDDTDLAARASLALADVPLIRTVLDKIADKWTILILIVLCPEPVRFNELKRRLDGITHKSLSDALKRLERDGFISRKVLPTVPPGVEYAITPLGYSLRQPFEELCLWATEHQREFGGS
- a CDS encoding putative quinol monooxygenase gives rise to the protein MPDDAPTIIIYATYRIEAHDQGEFRDVATRMAKAARSREGCTFLNVAEEVGAPGTFRLIEGWRDQIALDRHQSSEDFQTILAEAGKLAIVERRADVYAIASRTSLDMSS
- a CDS encoding winged helix-turn-helix transcriptional regulator; amino-acid sequence: MADLYGSTYQKVSLGYFMEQSDTPCGLDVSLEIMGGKWKPLILYHVQDGPTRFSEVRRLIGGISEKVLAQQLRDLVAVGVLERRDHHRVPPVVDYSLTPFGRTLVEALIPLCEWGNRNRAHVAKLSQNASKMKIE
- a CDS encoding DUF2971 domain-containing protein — translated: MMNDKSEYLYSRSKFVEACQNREVWVEEVPRWMANIKLNTHEPSTVMMIGCLTEDHDDVGLWERYANSGKGCVLGFDANWLAERAGVAIRRVSYDADYLRDFVNAGLAMLQSHYEENPEDREELTQLATMFVLDLYAVKDPRFCSEREVRISRLTLTDDTAEFGLVNPGGQRIDGQEVPALRIRQRRGAYGSTRFVELPLWDEDGKPVIRSLGFGPNIDVETEASVKDAASKYPEITLWKSDLPLR
- a CDS encoding MarR family winged helix-turn-helix transcriptional regulator, whose translation is MSYQSIMPFSPDTSAGYLINDLARRFAAALQAQIKPMGLSTGVFPIMVQLWEKDGLTQAELVRLVGIEQATMANTLARMQRDGLIERRRSDADGRVQENRLTEKGKGLHVPAIEAALAVNKSALSGLSPEERDQFLGLLSKAIQTFDSEEQLQRSPRVQLPTD
- a CDS encoding AraC family transcriptional regulator: MTIAQSSSPLAQLLVHCRRFADANAGPDGSAPTPARGLTVVRALLPGELMVAVQKPVIAMLLQGRKRVTTLGASFEYAPGEAMVVAADIPTVSRITRASIAAPYYALVLELDPAILRALHPAVSVRSGEAPPVRVEPIDAEVIDASLRLARLLDRPEALPVLADGLLRELHYWLLMGVHGPAIAALGVPDSHAGRIARAVDILRREYARPIRVEELAEAAAMSEPAFHKHFRAITTLSPLQFQKQLRLIEARRLMLAEGAKIAQAAHTVGYASVTQFTREYGRLFDAPPGKDIRAASAVA